The genomic region TAAGGTGGCGCCTGGCGTCAATTCCCGCCACACCTTGCTATACGGGGTGGAAGTGAAATTCTATTCTTCCCGCTTGGAACTAAATAGTGTCCTGGAAAGCCAAATCCCCAACTTTTTTGCTATCGGCGACGGCGCCGGCGTGACGCGCGGCCTGGCTCAGGCGTCGGCGGCGGGTGTAGTTGTCGCCCGAGAGATTATGGCCCGCGAAGGCAAAAAGCAAGGTTAACCTACGGCAACTAATGAACAAGGAGTGGGTTTGATGATTAAGCGTTACACTTTCCCCGAAATGGGACGCATCTGGACCGACGAAAACGAGTTCCAGACGATGTTAGACATTGAAATTTACGCGTGTGAAGCCATGGCCGAGCTGGGCCAGATTCCGGCCGAGGTCGTACCGGTCATCCGCGAGCGGGCCAAGTTTTCCGTCGAGCGCATCCGCGAAATCGAGAAAGAAACGCGCCATGACATTCTCGCTTTTCTGCAGGCGGTGGCCGAAAATGTCGGCGATGAGGCCAAATATATTCACATGGGCTTAACCTCCAGCGATGTCAAGGATACCGCTCTGGGTTACATGATGAAGCAAGCGGCGGACATCATCATCGCCGACCTGGAACAGTTGCGGGAAGTACTGCGCCGCCGCGCCGCCGAGCATAAGTACACCGTCATGATCGGCCGGACTCATGGCATCCATGCCGAGCCGGTTACATTAGGCCTTAAGTTTGCCCTTTGGCTGGATGAGACGGAGCGCAATATTGAGCGGGTGAAACGGGCTCGGTCCGCCGTTGCTGTCGGTAAACTGTCGGGCGCCGTCGGCACCTATGCCAATATCGACCCCCGCGTCGAGGCTTATGTGTGCGAAAAAATGGGTCTAACGCCGGCCAAACTGGCAACCCAGGTTATTCAGCGCGACCGCCACGCCGAATTTTTAACCACCCTGGCGGTGGTCGCCAGCTCACTGGATAAATTTGCTACCGAAATCCGCAACCTCCAGCGTACCGATATCCGCGAGGTGGAGGAATACTTCCACCCCGGCCAAAAAGGCTCGTCGGCCATGCCGCACAAACGCAACCCCATCACCTGCGAGCGGGTGAGCGGTCTGGCGCGGCTGGTGCGCAGCAACGCCATGGCGGCGCTGGAAAACGTCGCCCTGTGGCATGAGCGCGATATCAGCCATTCTTCGGTAGAGCGCGTAATCCTGCCGGACAGCACCATTTTAGTGGACTACATGCTGCGCATTTTCGCCGACATCGTTGATAAACTCTTAGTCTATCCCGAGGCGATGCTGGCCAATATGAACAAGACGGGCGGGCTGATTTTCAGTCAGCGCGTATTGCTTGCCCTTGTCAACAAGGGTGTTGCCCGGGAAGAGGCCTACCGCTGGGTGCAGCGCAATGCCATGGCCCGCTGGCTAGAGGGCCAAGACTTCAAAACCAATATTATCAACGACCCGGATATTAAGAAATATCTCACGGCGGAGGAAATTGCCGACTGCTTTGATTACCGCTATCACCTCCGGCATGTGGATACCATCATGGCCCGGTTTGGGCTGTAACGAATATGCTTTTGAAGGGAATGAGACATGTGTCAGCAGTCGTCGTTATCGGCACCCAGTGGGGTGACGAGGGGAAAGGCAAAATCGTAGATTTTCTGGCCGAAAAAGCCGATGTGGTTGTCCGCTACCAGGGCGGCAACAACGCCGGCCACACCGTCATGGTAGGCGGCAACGAATTTAAGCTCCATTTGCTGCCTTCCGGCATTCTCTATCCCGGCAAACTTTGCGTCGTCGGCAACGGGGTCGTCATCGACCCAGCCGTGATGATTAAGGAACTTCGCGGCATGCAGGAGAAGGGTATCGATACTTCTGGGCTCAGGGTGTCCAACCGCGCCCATGTCATTATGCCCTATCACCGGCTGCTGGACGAAGTGGAAGAAGAATATCGCGGTGAGCACAAAATCGGCACCACGAAGCGCGGCATCGGCCCCTGCTATATGGACAAAAACGCCCGCAGCGGCATCCGCATGGTCGACCTCCTGGATGAAAAGGAATTCAGCGAAAAGCTGGAACGCAACCTCGAGGCCAAGAATCACCTTCTTCGCGCCGTCTATGGCGTGGAGGGCTTTGACTACCAGCAAGTAAAGGAAGAATATCTCGGCTATGCCGAAATTCTCCGGCCTTATGTCACTGATACGGCCGTCGTCCTCAATGACGCAATAAGCGCCGGGAAGAAAGTGCTGTTTGAAGGCGCGCAGGCAACCCTGCTCGACCTTGATCACGGCACCTATCCCTATGTTACTTCTTCCCATCCCATTGCCGGCGGCGCCTGCATTGGCGCCGGCATTGGCCCGAAAAAGATCAGCAAAGTTATCGGCGTCGTCAAGGCCTATAGCACCCGGGTGGGTGAAGGGCCGTTCCCGACCGAGCTCAAAGACGAAATCGGCGATCTCATCCGCGAACGCGGCCGCGAATACGGCACCACCACCGGTCGGCCTCGCCGCTGCGGCTGGCTGGACGCGGCCATCGTGCGTTACGCGGGCATCCTAAGCGGCATTGATTATATGGCCATTACCCGTCTTGACATCCTGGACGGCATCAAAACCCTTAAGCTGTGCGTCGGCTATAAATATAAAGGCGAAGTGCTAAAAGAGTTTCCCGCCAGCCTCAAAGTGCTGGCCCAGGTTGAACCCATCTACGAGGAAATGCCGGGCTGGGAAGAGTCGATCAGCGCTATCCGCGCCTATGACGACCTGCCGGTCAACTGCCGCCGCTATATCGAGCGGCTGAGCGAAGTCGTCGGCATTGAAATTGGGATCGTTTCCGTAGGCCCGCGCCGCGATCAGACGATTATTTTGCATGATATGTTTTAAGTCATTGGTCAACCCCTGCTGCTTGGGCGGTGCTCACCCAGCAGGGGTATCTATTTTGCTTTTACAGGCGTCAAAAAAGTAGCCGCCAATCACAGCGAATAGTACGATAGCGCCGCCGATTAACGAGTAGCGTCCTGGTATTTCGCCAAGAAAAAGAAACACCCAGATGGGATTTAAAATCGGTTCAATCGATGTGACAAGGGTGGCTTCCAGGGCGCGCACATGGCGGATGGCATGGGTGTAGATGACATACGCTAGGCCAAGCTGGAAGACGCCGAGCGCCAATATTATCGAAAGATTAAAGACTGTTACGGTGATGCCAGGGAGCGCAGGCAGGCTTAGCAAAAAAGTCAGAATGTTCCCCAGCAGGACCGACCCGAAAGGGGGGCGGTCCTTTTGCATCCGCGTAAAAATAACGAACAACGCAAAACTTATGCCGCTGACTACGCCCAATATATTGCCCAACAGGCCGCCGGCCGATACTTTATCAAGAAAGAAAAAAGCCATTCCGCCCAAAACCAAAACAATAGTCAAGAGGTCCCGGCGGGTAACTTTTTCGTGGAGCAGCCAGCCGCTCAGCAGGGCTACATATAAGGGGGCGGTGTACTGCAGCAGGATGGCGTTGGCGGCGGTTGTCAGCTTGGTAGCCGCTACGAAGCTGCTGACCATGCCGCAATAGAAAGCGGCACCGGCCAGCTGTTGTTTGGAAAAGATGAAGGCTTCTCGGCGAAATGCTAACCAGATGACAATGGCGGCAATAAGGCTGCGCAGACCGGCAATAGCCAGCGGGGGCCAGGCGACCGATTTTACCAATACTCCTCCGCTGCTCCACAATACCGCGGCAAGGGCGAGAAAAAACAGCGAATTTCGGGTATTGATCATGATTTTCACAACCTTTACAGTCAATTTTTTAGATATAAATGTATTAAATATTTGGGAGAAAAAGGAATAACCCTTTTGTTCTAATATTGCGTAAATTTTAAAATACCTTGCCAAAACAGGAAAAACTAGTATAATTATTAATCAAAATATAATCACATATCCCCCAAGCAGGGTGGCTTTTTAAGAATGGCTTAGCCGCGAGCCCATTCTTAAAAAGCTTTTTTTGTTTTTAGGAGGTGGAAACCAGAAAAATTGTCGCCGCTAATAACCGATAAAATGATGAAAAATTAAGAAAGGACGGGTGGCTATGGGTAAGTTCAAGTTCGCGCGCATTCTCGGCGTCTTGGCGGTAGTAGCCTTGGTGGCCGTGCTGGCCGGTGGCTGCGATGGGGCCAACACTGCTAAGGAAATAAAAATCGGAGTGGTTTATGAGCTAACTGGCAATACCGCTTCTTTTGGCACGGCCGCTGCTAATGGCGCCAAGCTGGCCTTTAAGGAAATTAATGCCAAAGGCGGAATATTAGGTAAACAAGTGCAGCTAGTAATAGCTGACAACAAAAGCGAGCCGTCAGAGTCGGCAAACGCCATGACCAAAGTTATAACTCAGGATAAAGTCGTGGCCGTGACTGGTTTTACTACCAGTTCCAACGGCATTGCCGCCTCTAATGTCGCTGAGTCGTATAAAATTCCCTTTGTGGCGGCAGCTACCACCAACCCCAAAGTTACGGTGGACGAAAATACCGGCAAGGTGAAAGATTATACTTTTCGCGTCTGTTTTATCGACCCGTTCCAGGGGACAGTCGGCGCCAACTTTGCTTTAAACACCCTTAAAGTAAAGAAGGTAGCCATTCTTATTGACAACAGCAGCGACTATAGCAAGGGGCTTGCCAAATTTTTTAAGGATGCCTTTGTTAAAGGTGGCGGCGTAATCGTAGCCGAAGAGGCGTATTTACAGAAAGATCAGGACTTTAAGACCGTGCTGACCAAGATTAAAGTCGCCGGCCCGGAAATGATCTATGTGCCGGGATATTACGAAGAAGTAGGTAAAATCATCAAACAAGGGCGCGAGTTGGGCATTACCGTTCCGTTTGTCGGCGGCGACGGTTGGGATTCGCCCAAACTGCCCGAAATTGCCGGCGCGGCTAATTTAAACGGCACATATTTTACTAATCATTATTCCGTTGAAGATACCAGCCCCAAATCGAAGGCCTTTGTGGAAGCATACCAGAAAGAATACGGCCAACTACCGGATGCTATGGCCGTATTGGGTTATGATGCGGCCTATGTGCTTGCTGATGCAATAAAACGGGCCGGTAGTACCGATCCGGCTAAAATCCGGGAAGCGCTTGCTGCAACGAAGGACTTTGACGGGGTTACCGGCAAGCTGACGCTTAACGCCACGCATGATGCCGTGAAGAGCGCCGTAATCATCGAATTTAAAGACGGCAAACAAGTATATCGCGCTACTGTCAATCCTTGATGGCATTAAAGACCGCCTATCCGGCGGTCTTTAATGCCTGTTTGTCAAATAAATTGCAATTAGCGGGAGTGACGCCAAATGGCGGTAAAAAGCGTAGTGGGCGATATTGCCATGGGCAGGGCGATGGTCGTGTCGCGGGATATTGCGCCGGAGGAAGCGCGGCGGCTAATCGCGGTAGGCGGCTATGCCGCTCTTGTTACTAATGTTGATGGGAAATGGTGCTATTTGGCCGGCAAAATCGGCGAGGCCGCCGACGGCGCTGAGCTGTCCTGGGCGCCGCTAGTGGCCCGCAGCATCGACTTTTTGGCGCAGGAGCTGGCAGAGGCCGTCGGGACGCTAGCCGCGGCGCCGGTGTTGATATTAGCTCAAAATAACGTTCCAGTGGGAATATATACGCCGCAGATCCTAATTTGCGGTCTGTGGGAACAATTCCGCCGCCAGCAAGCCGTGTTGACAGCGGTAGCCGATATTGTCGGCGAAGCATTGACTGTTGTCGATACTTCCGGCAAAGTGAGTCTGTGGAATAAACGCGCCGAACAGCTTTACGGCATTGCGCCGGAGATGATTTTAGGCCATCCCATTGAAGAGTTTTTTTCCAACCTGATCATCACCGCTGTTTTAGCCTCGTCGCAAGCGATCAGCGATAAATATCACCAGCCGAAACCTGGTGCGCATGTCCTCATCAACGCTGCGCCAATTTGTTGTGACGGCAGCATAATTGGCAGCATTGCCGCTGAACGCGATATAACCGAGATAGTTAATTTAACACAGCAACTTTGTGCTACAAATGCGAAAGTAATGTCGCTTAAGCGAGAAATAAAAGAGATTAATGCTCAGCCTGATCCGTTTGCCGCTATTTGCGGGCACAATACCGTATTGCGTCAGGAAATAGCGACGGCGCGTAAAATAGCCATCTCCAGTGTCCCGGTGCTAATCCGAGGGGAAAGCGGCACTGGCAAAGAAGTTTTTGCCAGGGCGATTCATACGGCTAGCCGCCGGCGCGGCCCGTTTGTGGTGGTAAATTGCGGCGCCATACCGCCAACGTTGTTTGAAAGCGAGTTTTTCGGCTATCAGCCGGGGGCTTTTACCGGCGCGGATAAAAAGGGCAAGCCGGGCCTATTTGAGTTGGCGCATGGCGGCACGCTGTTTTTGGATGAAATTGGCGAACTGCCGAAAGAGATGCAGGTAAAGCTGCTTAGAGTCTTGCAGGACAAAAGCTTTTATCGCGTTGGCGGCGACCGGCCGGTGCAGGTGGATGTGCGGATTATTGCGGCTACCCACCGCAACCTTGAAGCAATGATTGAGCAGCAGGAATTTCGGCATGATTTATATTACCGGCTTAATGTAGTTTCGCTGTATTTGCCGCCGCTGCGCCAACGCCGCGATGATATTCCTGAATTGGTGCATCGCGGCATTCAACAGTTTGCTTCCCTGCATGGCCGGGAGATTGTCAAAGTAGAGCCGGAAGTTATGGCGGTATTTCTAGAATATGACTGGCCGGGCAATGTCCGCGAATTATACAACGTATTAGAGCGACTGGTGATATTAGCGGATGGCGGGGTGTTGAAGTTTGCCGATCTGCCGGCTGATTTACAGCAATTTGGCTTACTTTTGCCGAAAAAAATAAATCTGACAGCGGCGCAGAATTTGCCGGCAGCTACTGAGCGCATGGAACGGACAATTATCATGCAGGCGCTGGCGGCCGCTGGCTTTCGCAAGGCGCAAGCAGCGAAAAAGCTGGGGATCCCACGGAGTACGCTCTATTACAAAATGCAGCGGCTAGGTCTGAATACGTCAGAAACCTGACAGAAACGTCGGTTTTCTGACGTATTTTCTTTGATTTTATGCCGTCAGTAACGTCAAATACCGGGCAGGCGCGAGTGAAAGAGTTGGCATGAATTTTGCAATTCAAAATAAATAGGCTAGGCAATTAATCCTAAGCGGAGGTGATGTCAATGCGCCTGACGAGCCATCCCATTATTAGTTATCCCCAGCGACGTACGGTAGAGTTTACATTTAACGGTCAGCGGCTGCAAGGATTAGAAGGCGAGCCGATTGCCGCCGCCTTGTATGCTGCCGGTATTCGTATTTTGCGGCACAGTCCACGGTCCGGGCGGCCGCGCGGCTTGTTTTGCGCCATCGGCAACTGTTCTTCCTGCCTGATGACGGTTGACGGTGTTCCTAACGTCCGGGTCTGCGTCGAGCCGCTGCGAGCCGGAATGGTAGTAATGACGCAGGAAGGGAAGGGGCGATTGGTGTGATAAAGCGGGAAGTTGTCGTCGTCGGCGCTGGTCCGGCCGGGTTGATGGCTGCGATCAGCGCGGCCAAGGCCGGCGCGGAGGTGCTGGTGCTTGAACGGTCACCCTTTGTGGGTGGTCAGCTGGTTAAACAGACGCATAAATTTTTTGGCGCAAAGTCCGAATATGCCGGTTGGCGGGGAACGGAGATAGCTGGTATTCTTGCCGCAGAAGCAGCGGCATTTAAGAGAATAACTATCTGGACCAACGCGGTTGCGGCTGGCTATTATCCCGACCAAACGCTGGCCGTGGCGCATAACCAGCGGCTGCGGGTGATAAAACCCGGCAAGCTGATTATTGCGACTGGTGCGGCCGAGAAATTTCTGCTCTTTCCCAACAACGACCTGCCGGGAATCTATGGAGCTGGCGCCGTCCAGACCCTGCTCAATCTTTATGGAGTTCTTCCCGGCCGCCAGTTTTTAATTGTCGGGGCAGGCAATATCGGGGTGATATTGGCGTACCAGCTGCTGCAAGCCAATGCCGAGGTAGCCGCAATCGTCGAGGCGGCGCCGGCGCCAGGGTGCTATCAGGTGCATGCGGCTAAAGTGCAGCGCTGCGGTGTTCCCTTTTATACATCGCATACCATAAAATATGCCTATGGCAGCGACGCCGTAGCGGGAGCGGTCATCTGGCAGCTGGATGAAAGGCGTCAGCCGCTACCCGGTACGGAAAAAGAGGTGGCGGTGGACGGAATATGCATAGCGGTAGGGCTCAGCCCGCTGACCGAATTATTGTGGCAGGCCGGCTGCCGGATGAAATATATCCCGGAGCTGGGGGGGAATGTGCCGCTTTGCGATGAGAACTTCCGTACATCAGAGCCGGATATTTATGTAGCCGGTGATGCCGCTGGGGTCGAAGAAGCATCTACCGCGATGGTGGCCGGCAAAATTGCCGGGATGGCTGCGGCTTGCGCGCTTGGCTATCAGCCGCAATGGCTGGTTGACGAACTGGCTGAGGCCAAAGCCAGGCTGGCGATGCTGCGGGCGGGACCCGTCAGTGCCAAAATCAGAGCAGGAATAAAGAAAAGGCAATTAGCGGAGGTGAGCTGATTTGGCCGCTAGAGCAGTAATTGAATGCAACCAGCCTATTCCTTGCAATCCGTGTGTCGATGCTTGTCCGCGCGGCGCTATTCGTATCGACGGCAATATTAACAATTGCCCTGAACTTGACGTCGACTGCTGCAATGGCTGCGGCCATTGTATTGCTCATTGCCCGGGGTTGGCCATTTTTGTCGTCGACACCAGTTTCGCGCCGAACAAGGCTTTAGTGAAAATTCCTTATGAGTTCTGGCCTTTGCCGCGGCCGGGCGAAATAGTGGCGGCGCTTGACCGTGCGGGGCGGCCGGTAGGGGAAGCTGAAGTCATAAAAGTCCAGGAGTATCAGAATAAGACCATGATCGTATGGCTGGCTGTACCGCCGCCGCTTGCCGACGCAGTCCGCAATATAAGGCTGAGGAGGTAACTGGTAATGGCTGACGATATAATTGTTTGCCGCTGTGAAGATATAACTTTAGCGCAAATCCGCCAATTGGTCGCCGCAGGGTTGACATCGTTGGAAGAAATAAAGCGCGCCTGCCGCTGCGGCATGGGGCCGTGTCAAGGGCGGACGTGCCTGCCGCTTATTGCCCAGGAAATATCCCGGCTGACCGGAAAACCGCTGGCCGATATTGCTTTGCCTACTTTCCGGCCGCCAACCGTTCCGCTCAAACTAGAACTACTAACCAGAGGTGAGGAACATGACCAAATGGGCTGAAGCCGTCATAATCGGCGGTGGGATTGTTGGGTGTTCTATCGCCTACAACTTGGCGCGGCTGGGGCTAAAGAAAATCTGTTTGTTTGAAAAGAACTATTTGGCCAGTGGCGCTACCGGCCGCTGTGGTGCTGGGGTCCGCATGCAGTGGGGGACAAGGGCTAACTGCCTTCTCGCGCGGGAAAGTATCCGCATGTATAAGCAGCTGCCAGAGTTGTTGGAGATATCAGGCGATATCGAGTTTAAACAGGGAGGTTATTTGCTGCTGGCGTATACAACCAAAATGGTCGAGCAGTTTCAAAAAAATCTGGCGCTGCAGAACTCCTTGGGGATACCTGCCCGCTGGGTGACACCGGCTGAAGCCAAAGCAATTGTGCCCCATCTCAATACCGAAGGTCTGCTTGGCGCCACTTTCTGCCCCCAAGACGGCCACTGCAATCCTTTCGCGGCAACATATATGTATGCTGCTGCCGCGCGGAAGCTTGGCGTAAGCATTTATACTCATACCAGCGTCACCGGCATTGTTGTAGAAAATTACCGCGTGAAAGCCGTCGAGACGGAAGCGGGCCTTGTCTATACTCCAATCGTCGTCAATGCTGCTGGCGGTTACGCTGCCGAAATTAATAAGCTGGCAGGGGGGGCGGAGCTGCCCATTTATCCTGAGCGGCATGAAATACTGGTGACAGAACCGGTAGAAGCAATGCAGACGCCGATGGTAATGAGCTTTTATCATAACCTGTACTGCCAGCAAGTGCCCCATGGCAGCTTTCTCATCGGTATTGGCAACCCTGATGAGCCGAAGGGGATTAACCACCGTTCCAGCTGGCAGTTTTTGAGGGAAGCCGCGCAGAAAGTGAGTGCCCTCATGCCGGTGTTGGCTAAGCTGACGGTTGTTCGCCAATGGGCTGGGGTATATGATATGACGCCTGACCGGCAGCCAATACTAGACGAAGATGAAAGAGTGGCCGGGCTGTTTGTTGCTGCTGGTTTCAGCGGGCATGGC from Thermosinus carboxydivorans Nor1 harbors:
- a CDS encoding (2Fe-2S)-binding protein; translation: MADDIIVCRCEDITLAQIRQLVAAGLTSLEEIKRACRCGMGPCQGRTCLPLIAQEISRLTGKPLADIALPTFRPPTVPLKLELLTRGEEHDQMG
- the purB gene encoding adenylosuccinate lyase; amino-acid sequence: MIKRYTFPEMGRIWTDENEFQTMLDIEIYACEAMAELGQIPAEVVPVIRERAKFSVERIREIEKETRHDILAFLQAVAENVGDEAKYIHMGLTSSDVKDTALGYMMKQAADIIIADLEQLREVLRRRAAEHKYTVMIGRTHGIHAEPVTLGLKFALWLDETERNIERVKRARSAVAVGKLSGAVGTYANIDPRVEAYVCEKMGLTPAKLATQVIQRDRHAEFLTTLAVVASSLDKFATEIRNLQRTDIREVEEYFHPGQKGSSAMPHKRNPITCERVSGLARLVRSNAMAALENVALWHERDISHSSVERVILPDSTILVDYMLRIFADIVDKLLVYPEAMLANMNKTGGLIFSQRVLLALVNKGVAREEAYRWVQRNAMARWLEGQDFKTNIINDPDIKKYLTAEEIADCFDYRYHLRHVDTIMARFGL
- a CDS encoding NAD(P)/FAD-dependent oxidoreductase, producing MTKWAEAVIIGGGIVGCSIAYNLARLGLKKICLFEKNYLASGATGRCGAGVRMQWGTRANCLLARESIRMYKQLPELLEISGDIEFKQGGYLLLAYTTKMVEQFQKNLALQNSLGIPARWVTPAEAKAIVPHLNTEGLLGATFCPQDGHCNPFAATYMYAAAARKLGVSIYTHTSVTGIVVENYRVKAVETEAGLVYTPIVVNAAGGYAAEINKLAGGAELPIYPERHEILVTEPVEAMQTPMVMSFYHNLYCQQVPHGSFLIGIGNPDEPKGINHRSSWQFLREAAQKVSALMPVLAKLTVVRQWAGVYDMTPDRQPILDEDERVAGLFVAAGFSGHGFMIAPMVGRLMAELITGSSLSLPIAMFRGRRFAEGNFFVEPAVV
- a CDS encoding ABC transporter substrate-binding protein, translated to MGKFKFARILGVLAVVALVAVLAGGCDGANTAKEIKIGVVYELTGNTASFGTAAANGAKLAFKEINAKGGILGKQVQLVIADNKSEPSESANAMTKVITQDKVVAVTGFTTSSNGIAASNVAESYKIPFVAAATTNPKVTVDENTGKVKDYTFRVCFIDPFQGTVGANFALNTLKVKKVAILIDNSSDYSKGLAKFFKDAFVKGGGVIVAEEAYLQKDQDFKTVLTKIKVAGPEMIYVPGYYEEVGKIIKQGRELGITVPFVGGDGWDSPKLPEIAGAANLNGTYFTNHYSVEDTSPKSKAFVEAYQKEYGQLPDAMAVLGYDAAYVLADAIKRAGSTDPAKIREALAATKDFDGVTGKLTLNATHDAVKSAVIIEFKDGKQVYRATVNP
- a CDS encoding adenylosuccinate synthase; this encodes MSAVVVIGTQWGDEGKGKIVDFLAEKADVVVRYQGGNNAGHTVMVGGNEFKLHLLPSGILYPGKLCVVGNGVVIDPAVMIKELRGMQEKGIDTSGLRVSNRAHVIMPYHRLLDEVEEEYRGEHKIGTTKRGIGPCYMDKNARSGIRMVDLLDEKEFSEKLERNLEAKNHLLRAVYGVEGFDYQQVKEEYLGYAEILRPYVTDTAVVLNDAISAGKKVLFEGAQATLLDLDHGTYPYVTSSHPIAGGACIGAGIGPKKISKVIGVVKAYSTRVGEGPFPTELKDEIGDLIRERGREYGTTTGRPRRCGWLDAAIVRYAGILSGIDYMAITRLDILDGIKTLKLCVGYKYKGEVLKEFPASLKVLAQVEPIYEEMPGWEESISAIRAYDDLPVNCRRYIERLSEVVGIEIGIVSVGPRRDQTIILHDMF
- a CDS encoding DMT family transporter, with the protein product MINTRNSLFFLALAAVLWSSGGVLVKSVAWPPLAIAGLRSLIAAIVIWLAFRREAFIFSKQQLAGAAFYCGMVSSFVAATKLTTAANAILLQYTAPLYVALLSGWLLHEKVTRRDLLTIVLVLGGMAFFFLDKVSAGGLLGNILGVVSGISFALFVIFTRMQKDRPPFGSVLLGNILTFLLSLPALPGITVTVFNLSIILALGVFQLGLAYVIYTHAIRHVRALEATLVTSIEPILNPIWVFLFLGEIPGRYSLIGGAIVLFAVIGGYFFDACKSKIDTPAG
- a CDS encoding (2Fe-2S)-binding protein translates to MRLTSHPIISYPQRRTVEFTFNGQRLQGLEGEPIAAALYAAGIRILRHSPRSGRPRGLFCAIGNCSSCLMTVDGVPNVRVCVEPLRAGMVVMTQEGKGRLV
- a CDS encoding sigma-54 interaction domain-containing protein, with protein sequence MAVKSVVGDIAMGRAMVVSRDIAPEEARRLIAVGGYAALVTNVDGKWCYLAGKIGEAADGAELSWAPLVARSIDFLAQELAEAVGTLAAAPVLILAQNNVPVGIYTPQILICGLWEQFRRQQAVLTAVADIVGEALTVVDTSGKVSLWNKRAEQLYGIAPEMILGHPIEEFFSNLIITAVLASSQAISDKYHQPKPGAHVLINAAPICCDGSIIGSIAAERDITEIVNLTQQLCATNAKVMSLKREIKEINAQPDPFAAICGHNTVLRQEIATARKIAISSVPVLIRGESGTGKEVFARAIHTASRRRGPFVVVNCGAIPPTLFESEFFGYQPGAFTGADKKGKPGLFELAHGGTLFLDEIGELPKEMQVKLLRVLQDKSFYRVGGDRPVQVDVRIIAATHRNLEAMIEQQEFRHDLYYRLNVVSLYLPPLRQRRDDIPELVHRGIQQFASLHGREIVKVEPEVMAVFLEYDWPGNVRELYNVLERLVILADGGVLKFADLPADLQQFGLLLPKKINLTAAQNLPAATERMERTIIMQALAAAGFRKAQAAKKLGIPRSTLYYKMQRLGLNTSET
- a CDS encoding NAD(P)/FAD-dependent oxidoreductase — its product is MIKREVVVVGAGPAGLMAAISAAKAGAEVLVLERSPFVGGQLVKQTHKFFGAKSEYAGWRGTEIAGILAAEAAAFKRITIWTNAVAAGYYPDQTLAVAHNQRLRVIKPGKLIIATGAAEKFLLFPNNDLPGIYGAGAVQTLLNLYGVLPGRQFLIVGAGNIGVILAYQLLQANAEVAAIVEAAPAPGCYQVHAAKVQRCGVPFYTSHTIKYAYGSDAVAGAVIWQLDERRQPLPGTEKEVAVDGICIAVGLSPLTELLWQAGCRMKYIPELGGNVPLCDENFRTSEPDIYVAGDAAGVEEASTAMVAGKIAGMAAACALGYQPQWLVDELAEAKARLAMLRAGPVSAKIRAGIKKRQLAEVS